The genomic stretch ATGTCTGGACTGGCTGAACCTCGAAGAAAGACTCGTGTACAAAGATGTTATAATTGCGGTGATGTAGATCACGTTTCATCTAGCTGCCCTAAAGGagtcaaatgttttaaatgcaACGAATATGGCCATAAATCCACTGAATGTACCAATAAGCCTACAAAGACGTTAAATATTGAAAGTAGAAATGAAAAAGAGAAGGTTCcctataagaaaataaagattAGCAACATAGACACTATAGCTTTGATAGATACCGGAAGTGACGTAAATCTTATTATCAAAtcagaattcaataaaatcaagGATAACATAAAAGACTATAAAGCAGAATCAACTTGTATTACCGGAATTGCTAAACACGAAGTGTACACTGAAGGAATGTTTTTAGGTAATGTAAAGattgataaatattacacaGACTTAAAGTTTCATGTCGTTAGGGACCACGATATCTCAGTCAAGATAATTATTGGTAATCCCATCTTAAAAGATTTTGAAGTAAAGTTTACTCCTGACGgtatttttgttgaaaaaatcACACATCTTACACTCTTAATGGAAAAGAATGAAAACGAAGAAGTCCATGTTATAGAAGATTCAGAATTCAAAGAGAAGATCCATATAATGTGCAAAGACTACAAATCTAAAGAGAAGATAGAATACCGACCAGAAACTCGGATGAAGCAAGCAGACGCCCTGAGTAGAAACCCAATATGTCTGATACTCACAGAAATCACAGCGCGTATAAAGAAAGCTCAATATGAAGATGAACATGTTAGActaataaagaatattctagAAACACGTGCTTACGAAGACTACATAATACAGaacgaaatattattcaaaatgacGGATGGTAACAAACTAATTGTTGTACCGAAGAATATGCAAAACGAAATAATACGCCAAAATTACCGGAAAGGACATTTTGGAGTTGTAAAAACAGAAGAATTGATTAGACGAGagatttttattccaaatttaaccgagaataataaaagaaaagagCTCAGGCAAAAGGCTAAAGAATCTATAAAGAAGATACAAGAGGAGAACATTAAATCTTACAAGAAACGAAAGAAAATAGCTAAGAAATATTCTATTGGAGACTTGGTAGCAATCAAAAGGACGCAGTTCTAGCTAGGAAATAAGTTGTACTCAAAGTATTTGGGGCCAtacgaaattataaaatgtcagCGAAATGATCGGTATACAGTGAAGAAAGTCGGCAATGGTGAAGGTCCAATTAACATTACCAAATCAGCAGACTACATGAAGCCTTGGATTTCTGAAGAGGAAGATTCATCTGGGTCAGATGAACCTGCAGGATAGCCGTGtggaaatagtttatatatttttaagtatattatgtgtttGATAATGACTGGCCACTTGTAATGTCAGAAACGTCTGTGAGTTTTTATATTCTGTCTGTAACTAAGATTGATATAATTAcgttgaaagaaataataaagaatatgaattaaaacaccGTGTTGTGCATTAAATCTAGCTATAtcccacatatatatatatatatatatatataatgtctgCGCTGTAAGTAATGTCAACCACTGCTTAAATTTCGAACACGCTAACAATGGTAaaactaagatcttatgtcccttgttgtagttacactgttaaaaaagagtaactactgagtttcttgccgattcttcacggttgaatctactttccgaaccggtggagctacacttaattgtaaaataacgattcaaaagtgcttgcaaaagtctacttgaataaagtttattttgatttgatttgattgatttgattcaCTCAGCCTgaaggaacacaacaattcaattcttggtttaatggcttttagttgtgccgacagggcacagattaccGCCAAtttcacgtaggatggagaagacacggaAGAGATTGATTGGTAtagttgaggaaacaaactcaattaaaattTGAAGATTAGCATAGTCGTAGTAATTTCCTTGGaaggaacacaaaaataccaagTGTAACGGCTTGACGGTAGAACACGATAattgagtggtacctacccagactatAATAGgttttttatgtatctataattagacaacataaataataatatcttgtttattgaaatatatacctaattaagatattttcctgtacatacctatattatattttattatatgtatacatatgtttataataattggtaTTGTTTTCCTTGTACgctttaacattaaaatatgaaattattgtatgtatttctaggtgacatattaaaattaaaatattagtttaattgatatttgaaaCTAAATTACTGACGATTGACATTGATGTAATtcgatcataattatttttacatgacATATTACTCAGCTGAACtgagctgagctgagatggctcagtggttagaacgcgtgcatcttaaccgataatttcgggtttaaacccaggcaagcaccactatatatatgttgtgtctataattcatctcgtgctcggcggagaaggaatacatcgtgaggaaacctgcatgtgtctaatttcatcgaaattctgccacatgtgcattccaccaacccgcattggaacaacgtggtggaatatgttccaaactctctcctcaataggagaggtggtcttagcccagcagtgggaaatttacgggctgttactttacttcactaCATAACGTATATGATagctaaatatacaaaataataaaaataaaatctcataTTTTATTTGGGACAAATATAGCTTAATGTCGCatcctaataattattttaagttttatcttCAGGCTTCATTCTTCAACTCTACTGATTCGGTAttgctataatttaaaaataaaaaagtaaagaacgAATTCTATAGTTCTATTGTATTAATGATGGTCATAAAACATGTTCCAGGTACGGGGATCGGCATTGAATAAATGCATGAACTCTGGcgtgttttgtttgttttctattaatcaGCGTGACAAAATAATCAgaaaatattcttcaaaaataaataaaaatatagtatataattcttataatgtgtgcttattatatataatgcattTAATATGCACTATTAAATGCATTTCTCTAACTTATCTGAGGTCATTGGTGACAGGTGATCAATTGAGTATTGAGATCGGCAGTAATCTTTAAGTTCACGTTACACATAAGTTCTTCGCATATTCTTTTGTCCCGAGAATATCATGAGATAGCTAAATAATATGGTTTTTGTGTAATATGTACGCTCATGCTGGGCCAAAATAATTCCTGATCCTATTATCAAGAACAAGGCGTCAATTATACTAAAACTACCTATGCTACTCTGTTAATTTAACGACCCCGTAGTATTTCGGTctgataatttatgtataataaaggCATTTGCAACATTAACGGTAACTCCGATGGTTGCTACATCCAGGATGTGACTCACATTACCTACATACTGAAATTCGACTACATTTGTTTTTCACTATACAGgcctatttgttatatataacatatttatttacaatccgTTATTTATTCATTGAATTGTGATTTCTAATATCACTCACAAAAAAGGTACAAAATGATTATCATGTATTTagataatgattaaaaaacttTGGATAATCTATTATAGACACCTTCTCAATACATTCAAACgttcattcaaaaatatttcatagacAAGGTTTTACTTTTCATGTGCCTATCTGTTTTTAAACGTATAAAGAAATTGTGATtgtcacattaaatattttttttagggaataggttggcggatgagcatatgggccacctgatggtaagtggtcaccatcacctatagacaatgaagctgtaagaaataataactattccttaaatcatcaatgtgccaccaaccatgcgaattaagatgttatgtcccttgtgcctgtagttacactggctcactcacccttcaaaccggaacaatactgcgtactgttgtttagcggtagaatatctgatgactgggtAGTatctacccaggtgggcttgcacaaagctctactgATGAATATATTAACCTAATTCATATTCCTTATGTAGTTACGTTGTTTTATAGACAATAAGTTGAGTAATGATAAATGTGTCACTGAAAAAccaagattatttaatattattttgtaacatatgAATTATTTCTACCCAATCCGCAATTGACTcagattaaataacataattcttACGTCATTATAGTTTTTCCCAGGCGTAAGAATAAATACAATACGgggtaatatttaattgatttatgtatttatcCGATATTCGTGATTCATAATAACGAATGTCAATTTGAAATTAGGTCGCcgattatatattacattgtgTCACTTTATTCTGAGCATAAGACATGactattaactaataatttcgAGCAAGTCTACGATTGACGTGATAGAAATCTATCCACAATTGTAGatctttcaaaaataattatttttagtcgaCAACATACATCCGcaaaattcatataattgaaatatttcgaTCCAAATctttgaaattcaatgacatcGGCCGGTCATGatcaacgggcggccatgtttgtcAAAAGGAACTTTCCGAATACTTACTACTTTTGaatgtatgttaatttattaattatgtttcttGAACGTGCCATTCAATCTCGATCTTGTACTCTCCAtggcacgtgacattggcgaaataatttgCTTtgctctcttggcacaaataaaagcaaaaaaatttGATAATTGTCGAAATAAGTAATTTTTCCTTCTTCAccatttaaatagaaaatatattgacGATGATCACaacgtttttaaaatgttaaatgaaaaGTGAATGATAAGCCATATttgtttagttatatttattttccctGAACGCAGCCGAATATATCATTTAATGATTGAAACTTTACATCAGTTATTTAGGTTATTTCAATAGTTAGGATCAAAGATAAACGACTATTATACCTACTGCTGTTATTAGTCCattttatcaatacaaataatgaCACCAACAAATATTACAGGGTTTTATTGTGTCAAATAATCTCTGAATGTTATTTGCTCAACTCAATGAAACCAGTTATCGAATAACATTGACGGATCActgaaaaaatactttggtgTAGATATATCTTGtgcccaattaaaaaaaaaaaacataatgttGAGCAGCAcatgtatatattaagaacgTATACACTTTAAATGAATGAAGAAGTGAATGAGTTTGAGATGttctaaaaattttatatcatatatcaatttttaaaagtacttcGGTACTTATTTTCCATTCATGTGTAACTTAAGCTAAGttcttaacatataatataacagtatACCTACATAGACACTTATTTTTTCTTACGCCAATTAAACTTCtgtggtttttgttttttaagttaTCCAAACTACTATCTGTAGCTTTGTGGTTTTGGCAAAGTTATATATGACACGTGAATGTTTCATTTTTCCTTTACCGCATGTTACAAGCtaaattataaaggcaaattgaTAATAACTATACTGTAGCGGTGTTTGCCCAGGCTTTGTTACATAATCTTTGATTAAGATCCGCGTAATATCCGCATATGAGTGTAAgagttattttgttaattaattgttggaggataactcttgatattaattaataacgttcttctttattcaaattaagcaaagaatatatacagagatacagtaatgaaaattaaatttatcacaatGTTCCGGTTCCAGCGTATTCAGCTGAGAGCCCTTTCAAATTCCtgccaatgttttcttttttttataatgttgccaaCTTCAAAAACTTcttagattaatttaattgaatttctttGATTACtcagatgaaatataaatatattaaagaaattcatgacaacaatttttaaatctatCCGTAATAGAAATGATAAAGACTAATGGCAAACTGACCAAAAAACATCCAATTCAGCTGATTAATCCAGAATTccactaataataatacaatactaaaCAAAACAAAGATAAACTCGCAGTCAATGAAGAAGTCGTGCTCATAAAGTCCAGTGCAACTTTTTGACATTAATTTTCCAATCCAGAATTCCTGATCGTGATGCTGTCCGGCAATAAAATCGGGCACATTAAAAtaaccttatttaaatataataagtattataaataataaaaaatatttataaaacaaagtataaaacataggaaaaaacaaagtcgcttgccgctgtctgtccctatgtatgcttagatcattaaaattacgcaaaggattttgatgcggatttttttcaTAGACAGAggaattcaagaggaaggttgtGTTTAcaatacatgggcaatatagcAAGATTCACTGAAAGTttgagaagtttctaatgtaatatcGAAAAGAAATCGAAGAGTTTTATAGGTTTATAAATCTATGGATTTCCCCAATGGGAGGGCGTAACCCAACCCGAAGTCTACATAATAGAATACTACTAGATACGCCTATGGGCAAGTCTTATCTTACAGAGATAAATGGAATCACAATAATATACCAAGGTGGGTATTCCTGTGGATTTACtgaatttttttaatcacaCATGTATAACAATCACCGTACAATTAGATGAGCTcactatgtatttaaattatatgatgcaatataattgaattacgcaaaaaaaacaacacgttttaataaacaattctctattttaaatcataaaatccGCTATTTATACTGAATTACGTCTGTATAAATTGACAATTGTTGTGTTTGTAACAtgctgtatataaataaattacctcAAAGCGTCTTCGCAGTCGGTCACTAATTTGCAAGTTCCATCTAATAGATCTTCGCTCGGTTCACAATCTTCACCTAGAATGATTTCACTTATACGAAATGttttaaagataaacaaaccaaGTACGATAAACAAAGACCATcaaaccggttttcatgggtttcaTAATTGTAAGCTAAGATTCAATTCAATAGATATTcgtattttactatattattagtTACCTTTTGTTCGtattatgcttaaatattttttttgttacaaggTACGGTAAGGTTTTGTACAACATTACCTACCTATTGATCCGGCTATAGTAGCTTggtgtattaaaaatagaaaacacaaCACATTCAACACCattttcgatttcgttcttcaGTTTTTAGTCCGCAAATATCAattacattgaatatttttatttaaaatgatgcactatttaaaagtaaacagatagattttaattgttaaataataaaaaataaatatagaacactAAAATCACTATcaacacacattttttttaactagtacaaagacttttttaaaatattttatttataaaacttaaattaaaaaaaaaaaaacaaataataatatctgtgCGACAGCAGTTCGCCGACTTCACGTAACGGGTTATGATCAATTTATTGTAGAACAAGCTGACAAGTTTGCGTACAAATGAGCAAATGTAAATGCGAATGCAAATGCGATAAGGAATAAGTTTTATCGAAAGCGTcattcattaaaacaattagtagtgttttaatttttgtagaAGTATCGACGAGAATACTTCGaaattatattcgttttataaaattgtttttcacCAGCTAGTCCATTCCGACCtttgataatataataggtttggaaactaatatattttttattattttttttcaataaggaAAAACCTCTACCACCACAATCTGTATGGCATACaaagtattgttatgtttcggATCGACCATTAGCTTCGGCCCTTTTAAGACGTTTTGTGATGATCTCGTTACTTCAGTCTGGctctaatgatttattttttaagcatgTAAAGTCAGCGATACACATTTCTTATTGGAACTTCTTCACGTAAAACAAGTATAATGTTAAACTTACTTATGACACCTATTTACGAACCTTCAATAATATGCTTGattatttttcgtaaataataatttttagtttcataatatatacagcaaaattaaacttaatattacGTACAATGATTTGTACATAATGttactcaaaaaaaaatatattataaatgcgaaaataactccTTACATTTGTTACCTCTTTATGCTTAAAGTTCTGAACTTATttcgaaatttggtatggagatagtttTAGTTTAACCGacagactttttttaatttacacctCGAATCTGTGAATGGTGAGTAACGGTTTGTGTGCTATAGGTAAAGTTATAAAGATTTcgcgcgggtaaagccgcaggttcagcTAGTCTATGATATAATCGAATCTGCATGAAAAAAAGGTTTTGTTTTGGGATATGTACATAATACTAAGTATAGGAAGTAAcgtatgtaattaaattcattcataatattagtttgCATTTGTGAGTGCGTTTTGTTTTTACACaagtattaatttgtttaaaaaaataatatataaaaagttcttaaaatatcaacacataaaatttttgaaataataataaataaatatattttcagtttcattcattattatatgaTGTACAATTACTAATCCTTATTTTTGACATTGTCTTGACTCTCTAGTCAAGAttctattatttatctgtgcGTTTATCCTGCCATATTGTTTTTGTAGTGGAATGGTCGTcgtttattaaacaattttattacgttGTACTTTATTATTTGCCTCGAAGCCAACATTactctatttaatattattatgcgtTAATCCTCATTACTATGGAtgtgctttatttttataaatttcgtccCTAAATTATTTGCGGGTTCAATATGGGGGGACAagtgatttcatttattttattgtttctgtTTCAATATGTTTCTGGTCAACATTATCAGCTTTGCGAGAACAATACGAAGATAACACGTAGTTGTACAACACAGGTACgtgattatataattaagtgaatTGAAGAGAATTGCAAAGAATATTTCGATATACAGTATTGATTTATCGAACGTTGTAACCTTGAAATAGTTGTTAGTATGATATAATACGCACGTATATGTTATTGATATTGTTAATGCTACTTTTAGTTATCAAATAAGGTACGAAATGTAGATTAAAAACTATGACCTTTGTggccattatttattatttaaaaaaaaaagtacatatgTAATGAGTAGTAGATTTTCAAAAATGATAATTCttcttattgtaaatttattagccattgttatatttatttagtataattataaattatgtacatacTATAAGAAAGAAAAACTAAGTAATTACAATTATCAGGAttagttttacattttaattaataaataatgacattgtTGGAAATATTTTCTGAATTAGTAGTTGCAAGTAATAATCTACTTTTCTCTATGAAGTTTTGTCATGTACAATTtcttgttctaaatttaaatttaaaaaaaaaatgttgactgCAAAGGATCTTGCAGTCACCATTTTAGTAGTATATAGGAGGAGAACCTAACATCTGTACTGTACTGTAGACAATGCTAATATCAGTTGTGTAAAACCTTTTATTGTGTcaattagttatttattgaataaggcttaaattgaaatatatataatttttaaatctatctAAATATTATCTGTTTTAGATATTGGGTGAAGATTATTCCGATGATAATACTTGTAAAGTAGAATATATACCACCAAATAGTTCAGACTGTACTGACAACTTTGGACCCATATCTTCGAATTCCCATATTGGTGGAGTCAGCCTCAAACCCTACATTCTTCCCGTAGTTCACCGAGACAACAGGACTTTCTATTCTGTCAATTATACTGtccttaatattacatttagtaatataaaatggaaaagTAAGAGATTTTCTCATTActatatatgataaatttattttatgtttgttatcagataagattttaattattgactttcttatattattttagaaatgttgcaaagattttttattttaattccagCTATGAAATTCCGTTTTCAAAAATTCATGAACGTAGAAAGTCACTGCAGGAATATTGTCATTTCAAACGATGTCACCATAAATGAACAATCAATGCTCTACTATGACTGCTACTGGTCTCTTACCGATGGTGATTACAATGGTCAAAGTCATATACTCGATTTTGAGGCAACTGATGATGTAGTAGTGAACAGAGGGAGGTACAATTTCAATATACCATCTGCGGAAATGTTAAGTGAgtacattatttaaactaaattgttacaatgaataatatttttaagtatatatacataattagaaCAAAGCACTTATATGTTGCATTTATAGTGTACAATTATTTatccttattattttaattgcatagtctataaatactttaatctgTAACAAGACAGACACAACAAAAACAGGAAACTACCTACtctggataaaaaaaaattactatatatatttcttcccagatatttatatttcttttatatattaaacattagtgtttaaataaatcatgatttatcattgtattatttttattagggtGTCAAATTGTCATGAAATATGTTACTATATgttttgacaaaataattaactctaatattatattttaattgtattacagGTCCAACCATTAGCGAAAAAGATTGGAAGCCGTTTGTGTACATAGAAATACTGACAAGCTCGATGAAATTACATATAATGCCTCCTCCGTCTCAATTAAAGATAACGGCATATCAGATTGAAGTTATGAAAGAGTGTAATAAAGGGACTAAGTGCAAAGAAGCAGTTAAAAGCACAACAATCAAGTTAAGAAACAATACTCAAGAAGTAACATATGATTACAGCTTATTAATAAGTGCTGGAACATACTTCTTTGTTGTTACACCGATACATGAAAAATGCAAGAGAGGCCAAGTTAAATGTCAATCGGTAGAGAGTCCAAGGATAATTATCAGTgagttatcatatttttttatttcaaactagaAATGGTTCACAGCAAGCACGCAGGTATCAATTTGTACTGCAGCAGTTTTACATCTGGTCTTtcgcataaaaaaatcaaaatcaaaataaactttattcaagtaggcttttactcgcgcttttgaatcgtcattttacaactaactaccaccggttcggaaagtagattccgaGAAGAAAAGagatacatacaataataaagaGTCGGAAGTGTGTGCACAATATTTGAGATCTATTTTTGGATATGGGTTCCAACCTTAATTTGCTGCAAGAGAgcattacatatttacatagaGTTGCTAACCACTAcccataatattatgtatattaaatgaaaaattgtatGATATAAGTCATAAAATAGGAGGCgaataataatgttatgataTAGGGTGTTGCTAATGGCTTTTAAATACATATCTGGAATTAAATCATGACATGATATATAAGACTGCGTCTTTGTTGCTGATGTGTATGTGAATTCTAAGATAGTAAAATctactgttattatattttagatattttaatagatgtgtacaaaatgtaacaaatcattttgtgatgatgatgaaatgatGACCACATGAAATGGTTTCCTTTATACTTTCCAGGTAGTGAAGTTCATCAGAAATTAAACATCTGTATTGCCAGCATCACGGCTCTGGTTGTCGCAACTCTGTTTGCATACTATATTGTTCTCCGTGTGATCCGTCGTTATTGGTGCAAGGAGTATGGAGAGAGTGAGttttaactgtttttaaatttataaaatcaatgattTCATTgctaaagttttaatttaatttacatatttcaaactATATTAGATGTGCCTCTATTTAAACAATGAGATAGTGTatagttttcttaatttttgtgTTGACTCTACTTTTTGCATATGAGTAACGTGTTTTGGATTTCATATAGTGTTTTATCTTTTACAACTAAACTATTAATTCATTGTCACATTCCAGAAATTCCACCTCCACCGAAAATTCTAGTAATCTATTCACCGGCGAACCGACTACATGCTGAATGTGTGGCTTCATTTGTTGCTTACCTCCGGTCTGAATATGGCTTCGATGTAATGTATGACGGTGATATTTCTAAAACATCTCACAGTGATCCAGTTATATGGGCAGATGAAGCAATCGAACTGGCTACTCATGTTATTTACATAGTTGGT from Vanessa cardui chromosome 12, ilVanCard2.1, whole genome shotgun sequence encodes the following:
- the LOC124534079 gene encoding uncharacterized protein LOC124534079, whose translation is MGGQVISFILLFLFQYVSGQHYQLCENNTKITRSCTTQILGEDYSDDNTCKVEYIPPNSSDCTDNFGPISSNSHIGGVSLKPYILPVVHRDNRTFYSVNYTVLNITFSNIKWKTMKFRFQKFMNVESHCRNIVISNDVTINEQSMLYYDCYWSLTDGDYNGQSHILDFEATDDVVVNRGRYNFNIPSAEMLSPTISEKDWKPFVYIEILTSSMKLHIMPPPSQLKITAYQIEVMKECNKGTKCKEAVKSTTIKLRNNTQEVTYDYSLLISAGTYFFVVTPIHEKCKRGQVKCQSVESPRIIISSEVHQKLNICIASITALVVATLFAYYIVLRVIRRYWCKEYGEKIPPPPKILVIYSPANRLHAECVASFVAYLRSEYGFDVMYDGDISKTSHSDPVIWADEAIELATHVIYIVGPAENTNLYNNIYDKPIIAHKDVDLILLNHLKGARVSSCLKVINVFFEHSNGRVPNETKHDKPFFLLKDWQKLIAYLSKNLLPKKQIMRTERGRCFLEDLTRAKELLNGRNDDVIIRCEKNLMEKKVLL